The Streptococcus suis DNA window CTCCTTCATGAAATCTATACAAAACACGCTACAACTGTAAACGATGGTATCTTCCGTGCTTACACAGCTGACATTCGCCGTGCTCGCCACTCACACCACGTTTCAGGTCTTCCAGATGCTTATTCACGTGGTCGTATCATCGGTATGTATGCTCGTTTGACACTTTACGGTGCAGACTACTTGATGGAAGAAAAAGTAGCTGACTGGAATGCGATTACTGAAATCGATGAAGAGTCAATCCGCCTTCGTGAAGAAATCAACCTTCAGTACCAAGCTTTGCAACAAGTTGTGCGTTTAGGTGACTCATACGGTGTTGATGTTCGCAAACCTGCAATGAACACGAAAGAAGCTATCCAATGGACAAACATTGCTTTCATGGCTGTATGTCGTGTTATCAATGGTGCTGCTACTTCACTTGGTCGTGTGCCAATCGTACTTGACATCTACGCTGAACGTGACTTGGCTCGAGGTACATTTACTGAGGCTGAAATCCAAGAATTTGTTGATGACTTCGTATTGAAACTTCGTACAGTGAAATTTGCTCGTACAAAAGCCTTCGACGAAATCTACTCTGGTGACCCAACATTCTTGACAACATCTATGGCAGGTATGGGTAACGATGGTCGTCACCGTGTTACTAAGATGGACTACCGTTTCTTGAACACTCTTGACAACATCGGTAACTCTCCAGAACCAAACTTGACAGTTCTTTGGTCAGACAAACTTCCATATTCATTCCGTCATTACTGTATGGCAATGAGCCACAAACACTCTTCTATCCAATATGAAGGTGTAACAACAATGGCGAAAGATGGTTATGGTGAAATGTCTTGTATCTCTTGCTGTGTATCTCCACTTGATCCAGAAAGCGAAGACCAACGCCACAACATCCAATACTTTGGTGCTCGCGTAAACGTCCTTAAAGCCCTTCTTTCAAGCTGGAACAACGGTTACGATGATGTTCACAAAGATTACAAAGTATTCGACGGTGTTGAACCAAATACATCTGAAGTATTTGACTACGACCAAGTGGTTAAGAACTTTGAAATCGCCCTTGACTGGTTGACTGATACATATGTTGATGCCATGAATATCATCCACTTCATGACAGATAAATACAACTACGAAGCAGTTCAAATGGCATTCTTGCCAACTCACCTTCGTGCGAACATGGGATTCGGTATCTGTGGTTTCGCAAACACTGTTGACTCATTGTCAGCAATCAAATATGCACAAGTTAAACCAATCCGTGATGAAGATGGATTTATCTACGACTACGAAGTAACTGGTGACTTCCCACGCTATGGTGAAGACGATGACCGTGTAGATGATATTGCGAAATGGCTTATGGAAGCATTCTTCACTCGTTTGAACAAACATAAATTGTACAAGAATGCTGAAGCTACTGTATCTATCTTGACAATCACTTCAAACGTTGCTTACTCTAAACAAACTGGTAACTCTCCAGTTCACCGTGGTGTATTCCTCAATGAAGATGGTTCTGTGAACACTACTAAGGTAGAATTCTTCCCACCAGGTGCTAACCCAACTTCTAAAGCTCGTGGTGGTTGGTTGCAAAACTTGAACACCCTTTCTAAACTCAACTTCAAACATGCCAACGACGGTATCTCATTGACTACTCAAGTTTCTCCAAAAGCGCTTGGTAAAACATTCGATGAGCAAGTAAACAACTTGGTAACAATCCTTGATGGTTACTTTGAACAAGGTGGTCAACACGTTAACTTGAACGTTATGGACTTGAACGACGTTTATGAAAAAATCATGGCTGGTGAAGATGTTATCGTTCGTATCTCTGGATACTGCGTAAACACTAAATACCTCACTAAAGAGCAAAAAACTGAATTGACTCAACGTGTCTTCCACGAAGTTCTTTCAATGGACGACCACGCTGCTAAAGTTTCAGGTCAAGCTTAAATCAAGCAAACACAAAAGGACTTGCACATGCAGGTCCTTTTACTATGTCGAAAACACTTCTGAGTGCTGTGGAAGGATAGTAAATCTTCGGAAGGATGCACCGCAGATTTTCGGAAGGATACAGAACCAGTTCATAAAAAAATCCCCTCTCAAAATGCAATTCGAGAGAGGGGACTGTTCTTCTAATAATTGTAAATATAAGTGATTTCGCCAACAGTATCCGTTGGATAGAACCATCCGCGGAAATTATCCACCCACTGTTGACCATGGTAGTTGGCCTCCAAGACTTGGATTTGTCCTAATTCATTAACAGCGGTGACGTAGGCAACGTGCCCAAGATTACCGTCATTCCAAGAGATAATGGCACCGACTTCCGGTGTCGTTCCAGTTCGGAAACCATCGCGCGCCGCGTTAGCTCCCCAAGAAGCCGCATCGCCCCACCAGTCACCTGCCCAAGGGGCAACTTTCTGTACTCCCCATGTACATTGACCAACAGGGTAGTTAATACCTGGCTCATACTCATAGCCTGGTAGATAATAGCTACTTCCGCTTGTATCAGCTGATTGAGTCCATAGAGTCTGTCTTAACGTCAAAATCTGTCCTGGATGGATTGTTTCTCCAATTGACAGTTGATTTTGAGCTAAAAATTCATTGAGATCCAACGAAAAAGTATCCACTATTCCATAGAAGGAATCACCTTCTTGAACAACATACTCTGAAGATTTGCTTGTACTCACTTGGCTTGTCGATGAAGTCATTTCTTGAAATATTCCTGGAACTTCTAAGGTTTGACCAGGCAAAATCAATCCATTAATATCCATAGTGTTTGCCTCTGCTAGCTGATATGGATCAACCCCATATTGCTCCGCAATAGAGAACATGGAATCCCCTTCCACTACTACATGACTAGCAGCCTCTACACTCGATACAACTGTTAGCGCAACAAGGACTCCTCCTAAAGACAAAATAGATTTGTAGCAAAACTTTTCCATATGACACCTCCTCGTCATTGCTTATATTTTACCAATAATTGCAAAGAGAAAGATGTCAAGAGCGTTACAAATCAGTGACTTTGAGTATTTTTTTTAGTATTCAAATAGTTTGATATTGCTGAAAATGTTTTTGAATTTCGTATGGTTACCTGCTTGTAAAAAGGTGACTTAGCCAACTGCTTGTGGTAGGCCGTTTGTAAATAGCTATCTTCGAAGTAGTTGCCCCAATAGATTGCATAAGCAGAAATAAACACAATTTCGTCGCCTAACATTAAGGATTGAATATAGTCAATCATAGCCTGCTTATCCAAACCTTCGGTGAAAAAGAGAACATCCTTTCTCGCCAATTCTTCTTGCCACCAAGCTGGAAGTTGATCGATTTCTGCTTGATAATCTTGGGCATCTAACAGAGCAAATCGCTCCACAAAGGGGTATCTTTCTGTGAAAAAATTTTGAAAATCGGCAACAATTTCCCCTCTACTCTTGGTTGAATCAAAGAAAAGATTGCCACTATTAATGTAGGTCTCAACATTGTCATAACCTAAATCAGCCACTGCTTGACGCAAATCTGCCATCACTATTTTATTATGTCCACCGACATTGATTCCCCTCAGTAGAAGAACATATCTCATTTCACTTCACCCTCTAAAACCTGCCGAATTAGAGCCATCACTTGGTTTCGATCCAACTTCCACTGGGCCCGCTCAT harbors:
- the pflB gene encoding formate C-acetyltransferase gives rise to the protein MSTKVKTKNVAEDIFAQAWEGFKGTDWQDKASVTRFVQANYTPYDGDESFLAGPTERTLHIKKIIDETKAGYEDTRFPMDIDRATSIADIPAGFIDKENELIFGLQNDELFKLNFMPRGGIRMAETTLIENGYTPDPLLHEIYTKHATTVNDGIFRAYTADIRRARHSHHVSGLPDAYSRGRIIGMYARLTLYGADYLMEEKVADWNAITEIDEESIRLREEINLQYQALQQVVRLGDSYGVDVRKPAMNTKEAIQWTNIAFMAVCRVINGAATSLGRVPIVLDIYAERDLARGTFTEAEIQEFVDDFVLKLRTVKFARTKAFDEIYSGDPTFLTTSMAGMGNDGRHRVTKMDYRFLNTLDNIGNSPEPNLTVLWSDKLPYSFRHYCMAMSHKHSSIQYEGVTTMAKDGYGEMSCISCCVSPLDPESEDQRHNIQYFGARVNVLKALLSSWNNGYDDVHKDYKVFDGVEPNTSEVFDYDQVVKNFEIALDWLTDTYVDAMNIIHFMTDKYNYEAVQMAFLPTHLRANMGFGICGFANTVDSLSAIKYAQVKPIRDEDGFIYDYEVTGDFPRYGEDDDRVDDIAKWLMEAFFTRLNKHKLYKNAEATVSILTITSNVAYSKQTGNSPVHRGVFLNEDGSVNTTKVEFFPPGANPTSKARGGWLQNLNTLSKLNFKHANDGISLTTQVSPKALGKTFDEQVNNLVTILDGYFEQGGQHVNLNVMDLNDVYEKIMAGEDVIVRISGYCVNTKYLTKEQKTELTQRVFHEVLSMDDHAAKVSGQA
- a CDS encoding LysM peptidoglycan-binding domain-containing protein, whose amino-acid sequence is MEKFCYKSILSLGGVLVALTVVSSVEAASHVVVEGDSMFSIAEQYGVDPYQLAEANTMDINGLILPGQTLEVPGIFQEMTSSTSQVSTSKSSEYVVQEGDSFYGIVDTFSLDLNEFLAQNQLSIGETIHPGQILTLRQTLWTQSADTSGSSYYLPGYEYEPGINYPVGQCTWGVQKVAPWAGDWWGDAASWGANAARDGFRTGTTPEVGAIISWNDGNLGHVAYVTAVNELGQIQVLEANYHGQQWVDNFRGWFYPTDTVGEITYIYNY
- a CDS encoding DUF1697 domain-containing protein gives rise to the protein MRYVLLLRGINVGGHNKIVMADLRQAVADLGYDNVETYINSGNLFFDSTKSRGEIVADFQNFFTERYPFVERFALLDAQDYQAEIDQLPAWWQEELARKDVLFFTEGLDKQAMIDYIQSLMLGDEIVFISAYAIYWGNYFEDSYLQTAYHKQLAKSPFYKQVTIRNSKTFSAISNYLNTKKNTQSH